The following proteins are co-located in the Hypanus sabinus isolate sHypSab1 chromosome 28, sHypSab1.hap1, whole genome shotgun sequence genome:
- the LOC132382357 gene encoding plectin-like: MSAQSSIKSTPPSDKGSKPTSSKPTQALSGVPSAAMSARSGIKSMAPSDKGSRTTSRKSTQARAKAEAAKVRLHYAKQEAVLKMKLATREAEIQKEKAAREAERAARKAEAAKVLLRYARQEAVLKMKLATKEAEIQKEKAAREEAAREAEEAARQREEAAREAEIQLEMAKISTELQVLQLEREEAAAMAEAKYIEEAEGSRDLTAARSTLERTRLERTSDYVQSQIDRQARLPSPYVFDNFPSYEEPQRVTIASHPYEEGNLPSRLRDEVKNERTDNAPSPPQQDGGEGEVHSRTTIVSSNCTEVCGQTQSSRSCSEICLTEVYPKEAQQDITKRKVTDETLGQSVFVQTEHGNKLAQSAQDTISLKPKDTKVFRDEANNGVAPLPIREPRQCSPDNKEQAVKRFTSLRKTWKRKPEIQQRTRLAHEVLCTLMAEVTAIINAQSFLPVSSDPENPFILSPSTLLTQKAGAPPPPGDFSDKDLYTKQWRQVQALANQFWPRWRQKYLPLLQQRQKWTEPRRNLQVGDLVLLRDKQVARNSWPTARITVTFPSGDGHVRKIELKTTDQGDVKIYQGPVTEVILLLPND, translated from the coding sequence atgtcagctcaatccagcatcaagtcgacgccgcccagcgacaagggcagtaaaccgacatcaagtaagcccacccaggcgttatcaggtgttccaagtgctgcaatgtcagctcgatccgggatcaagtcgatggcgcccagcgacaagggcagtagaacgacatcaagaaagtccacacaggcaagagccaaggcagaagccgccaaggtgcgactgcattacgccaaacaagaagcagttttgaaaatgaaactggccaccagagaagccgaaatccagaaagaaaaggctgccagagaagccgaaagggccgccagaaaggcagaagccgccaaggtgctactgcgttacgccagacaagaagcagttttgaaaatgaaactggccaccaaagaagccgaaatccagaaagaaaaggctgccagagaagaggctgccagagaagccgaagaggctgccagacaaagagaagaggccgccagagaagccgaaatccagttggaaatggcaaaaatatcgacagagttgcaagtgctgcagctagaaagagaagaagctgctgccatggcggaagcaaagtacatagaagaagctgaagggtcgcgtgatctgaccgcagcaagatctactttagaaaggaccagactggaacgcacaagcgactatgtacaatctcaaatagacaggcaggctcgtctcccctctccatacgtattcgataacttccccagctacgaggaacctcagagagtcacgattgcatcacatccatacgaggaaggaaatttaccctcacggctccgtgatgaagtcaagaatgaaagaaccgacaacgctccttcacccccacaacaggacggcggggagggagaggttcactccaggacaacaattgtcagctcgaactgtacagaagtttgcggtcaaactcagtcaagccgttcttgttccgagatctgcctcactgaggtgtaccctaaagaagcacaacaagacattaccaagcgtaaagtaaccgacgagacgctaggtcagtcagttttcgttcaaaccgagcacggaaacaaacttgcacaatcagctcaagataccatttctttaaaacccaaagacaccaaggtcttcagagatgaagcaaataatggggttgccccattgccaatcagagaaccacgccagtgctcaccagataacaaagagcaggcagtcaaacggttcacgtccttacggaaaacctggaaaaggaaacctgagatacagcaacgcacccgattggcccacgaggtactgtgcaccctaatggcagaggtcacagccattataaacgcacaatcattcctacctgtgtcttctgacccagaaaacccctttatactttcgccatcaacgctccttacgcagaaggcaggagcacctcctccaccaggagacttctcagacaaggatttgtacacaaagcaatggagacaagtccaggctctggcaaatcagttctggcctcgctggagacaaaaatatctacctttgttgcaacagagacaaaagtggacagaaccccgaaggaatcttcaagttggagacttagtcctgctcagggacaagcaagtcgctcgcaacagctggccaacggccagaatcactgttacattccctagcggggatggacatgtcaggaagatcgaattgaagactaccgaccaaggcgatgtgaaaatttaccaagggccagttacagaagttattctacttctacccaatgactga